In Triticum urartu cultivar G1812 chromosome 6, Tu2.1, whole genome shotgun sequence, the following proteins share a genomic window:
- the LOC125512803 gene encoding adventurous-gliding motility protein Z-like isoform X3: MLPSRPRWAAGSLDSAAFQRASSSGDMTEQIVAAQLEKEDALQLQDLMEPRSDGATPTSPASARVWLLEREVATAKQTETKMLESLISQTKELEQAKMALEEAKLEAATLRQAGSAQQGQWSVRDLMFGGVDEEINGLRARLRSALAAEERTRKAADDLAAALSAVTMEAKQVKTWLSDAQADLERANAEAGRLEGLLRANEADLWSATEQLDGVMSDWKEAAAAWRAREKALLARARAAEEDAAAARRENAELAEMHRAVDHDNDGLRRALERAAEEANAASESLEFASGENSKLRDAVAGKEDAMESLRLENESLKASEAAAQGRATDLQNQLTEATKTADGGAGSGEKACAAGLLLEEWKTDAHGKLSAAAFLDSGRVMAAASRKDRRMFASISNLAELRSAAAAAAMDDYYEFDHFDDGRQYGGLEHAMKQRKRRSVLRKFGDFFRRRSLHKSDFGPVLAR; the protein is encoded by the exons ATGCTGCCATCCAGGCCGAGGTGGGCTGCCGGATCGCTAGACAGCGCTGCATTTCAG CGTGCCAGCAGCAGTGGCGACATGACGGAGCAGATAGTGGCAGCGCAACTGGAGAAGGAAGACGCACTCCAACTCCAGGACCTCATGGAGCCGCGGAGCGACGGCGCCACGCCAACGTCGCCGGCGTCGGCGCGGGTGTGGCTTCTGGAGCGAGAGGTGGCCACGGCGAAGCAGACCGAGACCAAGATGCTGGAGTCGCTGATCAGCCAGACCAAGGAGCTGGAGCAGGCCAAGATGGCGCTCGAGGAGGCCAAGCTCGAGGCCGCCACGCTGCGGCAGGCGGGGTCAGCGCAGCAGGGCCAGTGGAGCGTCAGGGACCTCATGTTCGGCGGCGTCGACGAGGAGATCAACGGGCTGCGGGCCAGGCTGCGGTCCGCGCTGGCCGCCGAGGAGAGGACCCGGAAGGCCGCCGACGACCTCGCCGCCGCGCTCTCCGCCGTCACCATGGAGGCCAAGCAGGTGAAGACGTGGCTCTCCGACGCGCAGGCCGACCTCGAGCGCGCCAACGCCGAGGCCGGCCGGCTCGAGGGCCTGCTGCGCGCCAACGAGGCGGACCTGTGGTCGGCCACCGAGCAGCTCGACGGCGTCATGTCGGACTGGAAGGAGGCCGCGGCCGCTTGGCGCGCCAGGGAGAAGGCGCTGCTCGCACGCGCCCGCGCGGCCGAggaggacgccgccgccgcccggcgtGAGAACGCCGAGCTCGCCGAGATGCACCGGGCGGTCGACCACGACAACGACGGCCTGCGGCGCGCGCTCGAGCGGGCGGCGGAGGAAGCCAACGCGGCCAGCGAGTCGCTCGAGTTCGCCAGCGGCGAGAACTCCAAGCTGCGCGACGCCGTCGCCGGGAAAGAGGACGCCATGGAGTCCCTGAGGCTGGAGAACGAGTCGCTCAAGGCCAGCGAGGCTGCCGCGCAGGGGCGTGCCACGGATCTGCAGAATCAGCTCACAGAGGCAACCAAGACGGCCGATGGTGGCGCCGGCAGTGGGGAGAAGGCATGCGCTGCGGGGCTGCTGTTGGAGGAGTGGAAGACCGATGCGCATGGGAAGCTTAGCGCGGCGGCGTTCCTGGACTCCGGCAGGGTGATGGCCGCCGCGAGCCGGAAGGATCGTCGGATGTTCGCGTCCATCAGCAACCTCGCGGAGCTAAGGtccgccgcggcggcggcggccatggaCGATTACTACGAGTTCGACCACTTCGATGACGGGAGACAGTACGGTGGCCTGGAGCATGCCATGAagcagaggaagaggaggtccgTTCTACGCAAATTCGGAGACTTTTTTAGGAGAAGAAGCCTCCACAAGTCAGACTTTGGCCCAGTTCTAGCTAGGTAG
- the LOC125512803 gene encoding WEB family protein At4g27595, chloroplastic-like isoform X1, with translation MLPSRPRWAAGSLDSAAFQQIRVVGRWAEDSSGFQFQSHASARAQHVLATSTTTYSMQSSERASSSGDMTEQIVAAQLEKEDALQLQDLMEPRSDGATPTSPASARVWLLEREVATAKQTETKMLESLISQTKELEQAKMALEEAKLEAATLRQAGSAQQGQWSVRDLMFGGVDEEINGLRARLRSALAAEERTRKAADDLAAALSAVTMEAKQVKTWLSDAQADLERANAEAGRLEGLLRANEADLWSATEQLDGVMSDWKEAAAAWRAREKALLARARAAEEDAAAARRENAELAEMHRAVDHDNDGLRRALERAAEEANAASESLEFASGENSKLRDAVAGKEDAMESLRLENESLKASEAAAQGRATDLQNQLTEATKTADGGAGSGEKACAAGLLLEEWKTDAHGKLSAAAFLDSGRVMAAASRKDRRMFASISNLAELRSAAAAAAMDDYYEFDHFDDGRQYGGLEHAMKQRKRRSVLRKFGDFFRRRSLHKSDFGPVLAR, from the exons ATGCTGCCATCCAGGCCGAGGTGGGCTGCCGGATCGCTAGACAGCGCTGCATTTCAG CAGATCCGGGTCGTGGGGCGCTGGGCCGAGGACTCCTCCGGCTTCCAGTTCCAAAGCCACGCCTCCGCACGAGCGCAGCACGTCCTTGCTACCAGCACCACCACGTACTCCATGCAATCTTCTGAG CGTGCCAGCAGCAGTGGCGACATGACGGAGCAGATAGTGGCAGCGCAACTGGAGAAGGAAGACGCACTCCAACTCCAGGACCTCATGGAGCCGCGGAGCGACGGCGCCACGCCAACGTCGCCGGCGTCGGCGCGGGTGTGGCTTCTGGAGCGAGAGGTGGCCACGGCGAAGCAGACCGAGACCAAGATGCTGGAGTCGCTGATCAGCCAGACCAAGGAGCTGGAGCAGGCCAAGATGGCGCTCGAGGAGGCCAAGCTCGAGGCCGCCACGCTGCGGCAGGCGGGGTCAGCGCAGCAGGGCCAGTGGAGCGTCAGGGACCTCATGTTCGGCGGCGTCGACGAGGAGATCAACGGGCTGCGGGCCAGGCTGCGGTCCGCGCTGGCCGCCGAGGAGAGGACCCGGAAGGCCGCCGACGACCTCGCCGCCGCGCTCTCCGCCGTCACCATGGAGGCCAAGCAGGTGAAGACGTGGCTCTCCGACGCGCAGGCCGACCTCGAGCGCGCCAACGCCGAGGCCGGCCGGCTCGAGGGCCTGCTGCGCGCCAACGAGGCGGACCTGTGGTCGGCCACCGAGCAGCTCGACGGCGTCATGTCGGACTGGAAGGAGGCCGCGGCCGCTTGGCGCGCCAGGGAGAAGGCGCTGCTCGCACGCGCCCGCGCGGCCGAggaggacgccgccgccgcccggcgtGAGAACGCCGAGCTCGCCGAGATGCACCGGGCGGTCGACCACGACAACGACGGCCTGCGGCGCGCGCTCGAGCGGGCGGCGGAGGAAGCCAACGCGGCCAGCGAGTCGCTCGAGTTCGCCAGCGGCGAGAACTCCAAGCTGCGCGACGCCGTCGCCGGGAAAGAGGACGCCATGGAGTCCCTGAGGCTGGAGAACGAGTCGCTCAAGGCCAGCGAGGCTGCCGCGCAGGGGCGTGCCACGGATCTGCAGAATCAGCTCACAGAGGCAACCAAGACGGCCGATGGTGGCGCCGGCAGTGGGGAGAAGGCATGCGCTGCGGGGCTGCTGTTGGAGGAGTGGAAGACCGATGCGCATGGGAAGCTTAGCGCGGCGGCGTTCCTGGACTCCGGCAGGGTGATGGCCGCCGCGAGCCGGAAGGATCGTCGGATGTTCGCGTCCATCAGCAACCTCGCGGAGCTAAGGtccgccgcggcggcggcggccatggaCGATTACTACGAGTTCGACCACTTCGATGACGGGAGACAGTACGGTGGCCTGGAGCATGCCATGAagcagaggaagaggaggtccgTTCTACGCAAATTCGGAGACTTTTTTAGGAGAAGAAGCCTCCACAAGTCAGACTTTGGCCCAGTTCTAGCTAGGTAG
- the LOC125512803 gene encoding WEB family protein At4g27595, chloroplastic-like isoform X2, whose amino-acid sequence MLPSRPRWAAGSLDSAAFQIRVVGRWAEDSSGFQFQSHASARAQHVLATSTTTYSMQSSERASSSGDMTEQIVAAQLEKEDALQLQDLMEPRSDGATPTSPASARVWLLEREVATAKQTETKMLESLISQTKELEQAKMALEEAKLEAATLRQAGSAQQGQWSVRDLMFGGVDEEINGLRARLRSALAAEERTRKAADDLAAALSAVTMEAKQVKTWLSDAQADLERANAEAGRLEGLLRANEADLWSATEQLDGVMSDWKEAAAAWRAREKALLARARAAEEDAAAARRENAELAEMHRAVDHDNDGLRRALERAAEEANAASESLEFASGENSKLRDAVAGKEDAMESLRLENESLKASEAAAQGRATDLQNQLTEATKTADGGAGSGEKACAAGLLLEEWKTDAHGKLSAAAFLDSGRVMAAASRKDRRMFASISNLAELRSAAAAAAMDDYYEFDHFDDGRQYGGLEHAMKQRKRRSVLRKFGDFFRRRSLHKSDFGPVLAR is encoded by the exons ATGCTGCCATCCAGGCCGAGGTGGGCTGCCGGATCGCTAGACAGCGCTGCATTTCAG ATCCGGGTCGTGGGGCGCTGGGCCGAGGACTCCTCCGGCTTCCAGTTCCAAAGCCACGCCTCCGCACGAGCGCAGCACGTCCTTGCTACCAGCACCACCACGTACTCCATGCAATCTTCTGAG CGTGCCAGCAGCAGTGGCGACATGACGGAGCAGATAGTGGCAGCGCAACTGGAGAAGGAAGACGCACTCCAACTCCAGGACCTCATGGAGCCGCGGAGCGACGGCGCCACGCCAACGTCGCCGGCGTCGGCGCGGGTGTGGCTTCTGGAGCGAGAGGTGGCCACGGCGAAGCAGACCGAGACCAAGATGCTGGAGTCGCTGATCAGCCAGACCAAGGAGCTGGAGCAGGCCAAGATGGCGCTCGAGGAGGCCAAGCTCGAGGCCGCCACGCTGCGGCAGGCGGGGTCAGCGCAGCAGGGCCAGTGGAGCGTCAGGGACCTCATGTTCGGCGGCGTCGACGAGGAGATCAACGGGCTGCGGGCCAGGCTGCGGTCCGCGCTGGCCGCCGAGGAGAGGACCCGGAAGGCCGCCGACGACCTCGCCGCCGCGCTCTCCGCCGTCACCATGGAGGCCAAGCAGGTGAAGACGTGGCTCTCCGACGCGCAGGCCGACCTCGAGCGCGCCAACGCCGAGGCCGGCCGGCTCGAGGGCCTGCTGCGCGCCAACGAGGCGGACCTGTGGTCGGCCACCGAGCAGCTCGACGGCGTCATGTCGGACTGGAAGGAGGCCGCGGCCGCTTGGCGCGCCAGGGAGAAGGCGCTGCTCGCACGCGCCCGCGCGGCCGAggaggacgccgccgccgcccggcgtGAGAACGCCGAGCTCGCCGAGATGCACCGGGCGGTCGACCACGACAACGACGGCCTGCGGCGCGCGCTCGAGCGGGCGGCGGAGGAAGCCAACGCGGCCAGCGAGTCGCTCGAGTTCGCCAGCGGCGAGAACTCCAAGCTGCGCGACGCCGTCGCCGGGAAAGAGGACGCCATGGAGTCCCTGAGGCTGGAGAACGAGTCGCTCAAGGCCAGCGAGGCTGCCGCGCAGGGGCGTGCCACGGATCTGCAGAATCAGCTCACAGAGGCAACCAAGACGGCCGATGGTGGCGCCGGCAGTGGGGAGAAGGCATGCGCTGCGGGGCTGCTGTTGGAGGAGTGGAAGACCGATGCGCATGGGAAGCTTAGCGCGGCGGCGTTCCTGGACTCCGGCAGGGTGATGGCCGCCGCGAGCCGGAAGGATCGTCGGATGTTCGCGTCCATCAGCAACCTCGCGGAGCTAAGGtccgccgcggcggcggcggccatggaCGATTACTACGAGTTCGACCACTTCGATGACGGGAGACAGTACGGTGGCCTGGAGCATGCCATGAagcagaggaagaggaggtccgTTCTACGCAAATTCGGAGACTTTTTTAGGAGAAGAAGCCTCCACAAGTCAGACTTTGGCCCAGTTCTAGCTAGGTAG
- the LOC125512803 gene encoding adventurous-gliding motility protein Z-like isoform X5, with the protein MTEQIVAAQLEKEDALQLQDLMEPRSDGATPTSPASARVWLLEREVATAKQTETKMLESLISQTKELEQAKMALEEAKLEAATLRQAGSAQQGQWSVRDLMFGGVDEEINGLRARLRSALAAEERTRKAADDLAAALSAVTMEAKQVKTWLSDAQADLERANAEAGRLEGLLRANEADLWSATEQLDGVMSDWKEAAAAWRAREKALLARARAAEEDAAAARRENAELAEMHRAVDHDNDGLRRALERAAEEANAASESLEFASGENSKLRDAVAGKEDAMESLRLENESLKASEAAAQGRATDLQNQLTEATKTADGGAGSGEKACAAGLLLEEWKTDAHGKLSAAAFLDSGRVMAAASRKDRRMFASISNLAELRSAAAAAAMDDYYEFDHFDDGRQYGGLEHAMKQRKRRSVLRKFGDFFRRRSLHKSDFGPVLAR; encoded by the coding sequence ATGACGGAGCAGATAGTGGCAGCGCAACTGGAGAAGGAAGACGCACTCCAACTCCAGGACCTCATGGAGCCGCGGAGCGACGGCGCCACGCCAACGTCGCCGGCGTCGGCGCGGGTGTGGCTTCTGGAGCGAGAGGTGGCCACGGCGAAGCAGACCGAGACCAAGATGCTGGAGTCGCTGATCAGCCAGACCAAGGAGCTGGAGCAGGCCAAGATGGCGCTCGAGGAGGCCAAGCTCGAGGCCGCCACGCTGCGGCAGGCGGGGTCAGCGCAGCAGGGCCAGTGGAGCGTCAGGGACCTCATGTTCGGCGGCGTCGACGAGGAGATCAACGGGCTGCGGGCCAGGCTGCGGTCCGCGCTGGCCGCCGAGGAGAGGACCCGGAAGGCCGCCGACGACCTCGCCGCCGCGCTCTCCGCCGTCACCATGGAGGCCAAGCAGGTGAAGACGTGGCTCTCCGACGCGCAGGCCGACCTCGAGCGCGCCAACGCCGAGGCCGGCCGGCTCGAGGGCCTGCTGCGCGCCAACGAGGCGGACCTGTGGTCGGCCACCGAGCAGCTCGACGGCGTCATGTCGGACTGGAAGGAGGCCGCGGCCGCTTGGCGCGCCAGGGAGAAGGCGCTGCTCGCACGCGCCCGCGCGGCCGAggaggacgccgccgccgcccggcgtGAGAACGCCGAGCTCGCCGAGATGCACCGGGCGGTCGACCACGACAACGACGGCCTGCGGCGCGCGCTCGAGCGGGCGGCGGAGGAAGCCAACGCGGCCAGCGAGTCGCTCGAGTTCGCCAGCGGCGAGAACTCCAAGCTGCGCGACGCCGTCGCCGGGAAAGAGGACGCCATGGAGTCCCTGAGGCTGGAGAACGAGTCGCTCAAGGCCAGCGAGGCTGCCGCGCAGGGGCGTGCCACGGATCTGCAGAATCAGCTCACAGAGGCAACCAAGACGGCCGATGGTGGCGCCGGCAGTGGGGAGAAGGCATGCGCTGCGGGGCTGCTGTTGGAGGAGTGGAAGACCGATGCGCATGGGAAGCTTAGCGCGGCGGCGTTCCTGGACTCCGGCAGGGTGATGGCCGCCGCGAGCCGGAAGGATCGTCGGATGTTCGCGTCCATCAGCAACCTCGCGGAGCTAAGGtccgccgcggcggcggcggccatggaCGATTACTACGAGTTCGACCACTTCGATGACGGGAGACAGTACGGTGGCCTGGAGCATGCCATGAagcagaggaagaggaggtccgTTCTACGCAAATTCGGAGACTTTTTTAGGAGAAGAAGCCTCCACAAGTCAGACTTTGGCCCAGTTCTAGCTAGGTAG
- the LOC125512803 gene encoding adventurous-gliding motility protein Z-like isoform X4: MQSSERASSSGDMTEQIVAAQLEKEDALQLQDLMEPRSDGATPTSPASARVWLLEREVATAKQTETKMLESLISQTKELEQAKMALEEAKLEAATLRQAGSAQQGQWSVRDLMFGGVDEEINGLRARLRSALAAEERTRKAADDLAAALSAVTMEAKQVKTWLSDAQADLERANAEAGRLEGLLRANEADLWSATEQLDGVMSDWKEAAAAWRAREKALLARARAAEEDAAAARRENAELAEMHRAVDHDNDGLRRALERAAEEANAASESLEFASGENSKLRDAVAGKEDAMESLRLENESLKASEAAAQGRATDLQNQLTEATKTADGGAGSGEKACAAGLLLEEWKTDAHGKLSAAAFLDSGRVMAAASRKDRRMFASISNLAELRSAAAAAAMDDYYEFDHFDDGRQYGGLEHAMKQRKRRSVLRKFGDFFRRRSLHKSDFGPVLAR; the protein is encoded by the exons ATGCAATCTTCTGAG CGTGCCAGCAGCAGTGGCGACATGACGGAGCAGATAGTGGCAGCGCAACTGGAGAAGGAAGACGCACTCCAACTCCAGGACCTCATGGAGCCGCGGAGCGACGGCGCCACGCCAACGTCGCCGGCGTCGGCGCGGGTGTGGCTTCTGGAGCGAGAGGTGGCCACGGCGAAGCAGACCGAGACCAAGATGCTGGAGTCGCTGATCAGCCAGACCAAGGAGCTGGAGCAGGCCAAGATGGCGCTCGAGGAGGCCAAGCTCGAGGCCGCCACGCTGCGGCAGGCGGGGTCAGCGCAGCAGGGCCAGTGGAGCGTCAGGGACCTCATGTTCGGCGGCGTCGACGAGGAGATCAACGGGCTGCGGGCCAGGCTGCGGTCCGCGCTGGCCGCCGAGGAGAGGACCCGGAAGGCCGCCGACGACCTCGCCGCCGCGCTCTCCGCCGTCACCATGGAGGCCAAGCAGGTGAAGACGTGGCTCTCCGACGCGCAGGCCGACCTCGAGCGCGCCAACGCCGAGGCCGGCCGGCTCGAGGGCCTGCTGCGCGCCAACGAGGCGGACCTGTGGTCGGCCACCGAGCAGCTCGACGGCGTCATGTCGGACTGGAAGGAGGCCGCGGCCGCTTGGCGCGCCAGGGAGAAGGCGCTGCTCGCACGCGCCCGCGCGGCCGAggaggacgccgccgccgcccggcgtGAGAACGCCGAGCTCGCCGAGATGCACCGGGCGGTCGACCACGACAACGACGGCCTGCGGCGCGCGCTCGAGCGGGCGGCGGAGGAAGCCAACGCGGCCAGCGAGTCGCTCGAGTTCGCCAGCGGCGAGAACTCCAAGCTGCGCGACGCCGTCGCCGGGAAAGAGGACGCCATGGAGTCCCTGAGGCTGGAGAACGAGTCGCTCAAGGCCAGCGAGGCTGCCGCGCAGGGGCGTGCCACGGATCTGCAGAATCAGCTCACAGAGGCAACCAAGACGGCCGATGGTGGCGCCGGCAGTGGGGAGAAGGCATGCGCTGCGGGGCTGCTGTTGGAGGAGTGGAAGACCGATGCGCATGGGAAGCTTAGCGCGGCGGCGTTCCTGGACTCCGGCAGGGTGATGGCCGCCGCGAGCCGGAAGGATCGTCGGATGTTCGCGTCCATCAGCAACCTCGCGGAGCTAAGGtccgccgcggcggcggcggccatggaCGATTACTACGAGTTCGACCACTTCGATGACGGGAGACAGTACGGTGGCCTGGAGCATGCCATGAagcagaggaagaggaggtccgTTCTACGCAAATTCGGAGACTTTTTTAGGAGAAGAAGCCTCCACAAGTCAGACTTTGGCCCAGTTCTAGCTAGGTAG